The DNA window CTTACCCTCTCAAAACCCATTGATACAAGCCTTTGGATTTCTTCTTCAGATGCAACATAATCCTGCAATCAAAGGACAAGTTAAACAAGAGACTTATATAAACCAGATGGACTGGAAGAACTGTCAAGGCAAACCTAAATGATTAATTAAAAAGACAAACCTGATGGTGTACAGGAATTTCTGCCGCTGCATTATTTAGTGTTGCCTGCCTGAAAATATCAAGAAAAGAGGTAATACCATTTTCCCGCATACTGCTTACTATTTGCTTTGGTTTACCTCATTTGCTAGAAGAATTTTGAGAACATTCTTACTATGAAGTAAACTATTTAGTAAAAAGGCAGCAGATGTAAACATCCAGAGAATAAATAATTCACAGACGGTGAAAGATGCCCAAAACCAGATTTGGGAAGAAATCGCGCTCTTGCCTTCTTGGCAGAAATTTTGCGGTCAATCAAAAGATCTAATGGAACTCTTAGATTAAGAGAACAAAAGAAAcgagaaaaaaaaaccttcgTAATCATTCTAGTATAAAAAGGCAGCTGTGGTTACACTCCTCTCTTATAAGTTTATAACATAAGAGAGTAATTGCATAGGTAGGAGTGCATGATAACATTTTAACAAGAGTAAAAGAACAATAAAAGCACTATCCATGACCAGAACAAACTCGTTAAGCTATAAGTATGCATTAAGTTTTTATACCTTCCATCAGATAAATTCTGTCCTGTACCAATAACTGCCGCATCTGATGGACGTTCTGAGTTGCTATTGTCCAAGAGTCTAGCCTGTAAGTTTGATTCTGAATCAGCATCAGAAATAGTACCTCGACCAGATCCAAGTGTTCTTCCTCTCCCAggaaacatgtgaccatcttgtGCTGACTTCATTATTGCAATAGGAAGTCATCAAATTTAGTAACTTAATTTATATTCACCAAACATTGAGGGAATGGAATTACAAGAAAGTGTGTATTTCAAAGATTGAATTAAGGTACAACACTCTTAACATCCAAGTGACATTTGATGTAGAATATGGATCTTAAAGAGGGTCGGTAAGTAAAGGGTTTTCAACATTTACATCCTCAAAAGGTGAAAAACACAATACCTGTACAGATGTTTCCCTCTGTGGGATCCATGAAGACAAGTTTCTCCAGATACTTCCAGCAGAGAATCCACTGGTAAATAAAATATTCCATTTTACAACTCTTTTAACATTAATAACTGTAGTCCTTCAAGAAATCGAATTACCAAAATTCATCAGTCAAAGGAAAAGTAAAAGGAACAGAAATATTACTTACCTAGAGGGTGTACCTTGGGTTGAATATGTAGGGATGAAGGCAGAAGGATTCCCACCAGTGCACACAATAAATTTAGGCCTCCTCACACAACTTGACTGGAAGCATaaagttataaaataaaataaaataaaaaataaaaagattaggGATCCGCGCAATAAATGCATAAGTCCAATTAAATAAGACGAACAATAGTATGTTTCCAAATTGATGAATCATCAAAAGCAGTTTACTCACAAACAATGAGGAGGCCTCAATTTTAGAATAGAAGGATGTTCCCGGAATGAGGAAATTTAATAAGCTGTAAGTATCTGTATTGCAAAGCCAACACAAAGCATTATCACCAACTTCCTCGGGTGAcacaacaaaaaagaaacaggagattagaatgGGAGAAACTTACAAGCAAAGCCAGACAAAATGCCACATAGGTGTCCCAGTAAAGAAACATTTGGCATAACAACTTGGAACACTACCAGCAAGATCCATGCATACCTGAAACAGATTAACGTAATCAATGTCagataattaataaaatatatggCGTAATCAATGTCagataattaataaaatatatggCGTAATCAATGTCagataattaataaaatatatggCAATGTAAAAGAATAAGAATTAAACATGGCATAAGCATGTTACTGCCATTACCATTTAGCAGGTACATTGAAGAGTCCAAACACGCTGCAGGGCAAATAATGTTTGTGTTAGTAGAAGCCAATGCATTCTCCAGGAACAAACGAAAACAGCGAAAACAATTCAAATGTGCATCTATACAGACAACTGCGCACAATTTAGTGCACCCATTGTATGATCACATGAAAAGCTTCTAAATATCTTATTCTTCATTTTATAAAAGATGAATAAAAATTATTCTAGGTAAGAGAAAGACAATACTTGAAATTTTCTCTCTTAAGCTAGACAATAGAAAAGtcaaataacaacaacaacaaagccttttcccactgaGACAATAGAAAAGTCAAATATGgttgaaaaattaaaagcaCTAACCTTCTAGACTGGTGTCCACTCAGACTTGTCTCTATAACAATCATAGAAAACAAGATTCCCGAGAAGCCTATTGCACATTCATCCATGAGGTACTGAGAAGGGTGAATAGGGTTATAGGATACCAAAAGCGCAATCAGAAGATGTAATACTGCATTGCTTATGGCCAATAGAATGATCATGTACAACAAGCGGACAGTTCCCATGATTCTCTCCAACTCAGAACCCAAAGGAACTAATGCCATCATGTTGAACAACACATGCAGCACTGAACCATGGAAGATAATGGAGGTGAAAATCCTGTAGACTGAACAAGAGAACAAAAGGTTGATGACCATTGGATGAAATCAGTTTGCATACAAAAATGGCATATTATTTTTCTATCAGCTGAATAAATCCTACAAATATAACTTTCAtagattaattaatttaaaagtaGATACTTTTGATAGAGAAACAAAATGTAGTTAAAAATGAGCAGAGATTCTCTATTTGATTTCAAAATGGGCCGGACAAGTGACCCTAAGGTTGTGCTAAAGTCTGACGTTAGGGGGACTAAATTACGGATTGTTAGGTAGGCTTAATATTTAGGTTTACAACAATCATGATCGGAAATACTGTTTTGAAAAGACTACTAAAAGGTTTCTACGTCAGTGTGCAGGGGTCAAATAAGTTAAGCAGCACCGGTGTTAAAGCCACTTGATCAGGAACTATAATTTAAAGTATCCACATTCACGTAACACACTATCTCCAAATGTTAGAAAAATAATGATGATACAAGACCATCAAATAGTTCATCACTGTAAGTATTAAATATAAAGCAATAATCTTGAACAATGTCATTAATATGTTCATTAGTATAAACTATAAAGCCCCAGTGCTTATAAAATCTGTGATCAAATCATATACGAAACTGCACAAAAACTTGAACATAAGTTGGAAGAGTGGACCTAAGGTGTTttgtggtgaagtcaaattttagttgcataataaaaattgaagcaatcagaaaaacaagaaaacaaaagacgTTAATTGCAAGGTCCACAAGAGTATCCAGAAGTGAACAATCGAGAATAATAGTTCTAGAATGAGGGACAAGGAAGCGCATGTTTAACCCCGGGAAGGAGGGTGGCAAAGTTCTACTTCTTTCTAATAACTAAAGATTACCACACTGACAATGAAAAAATTTACCTTGGAATCGGGATACAACATCAGAGGGTGAAAAGCACACTTCGTAAAAGGAGTCATATCCAACCAGGAGGCAAACCAAGTAAATAGTCGCGCACACGCCGACCACCGCTGAAGTAAGAAAAGGAATGCTTTCCCACCATTGCCTCAACCTAGTTTGCAGTCCTGCCTATACATACACCCAAACATACAATCAATCTCAAATTCACTATAACCCAAACAAACACACATACAAACCATATTAAACACTAATTTCAGCAtaattcaattaaacaaaatGTAATTAAAGAAAATTTAGGGTTTCCAAATTTTAAACAGAGTTGATCCAGGTTTCATGATGCTGAAGCTAAACACAACAAACAAAACCGAATCGAAATCAAACATGAAAATATCACTcagaaagaaaactagaagtTGAGAAGTTCAAAGCAGCTAAGTTCACTGTTTAACATCTACCTCCTCATTTcgcagttaaaaaaaaaaaaaaatcaaaattccgGTTTCCATTTctgcattttctcagcaaccaaacggAAGATAGGAGAAACTACTGGAATTTTCTCGGGAcaaaagggaaaagagagatAGATCGGATATGAGAATTTACCTCGGAAACGATGTTGGGTCTCATTTTTCTTGGTCGCTCTCTCGGTCTTTCTCCGAGTGAGCGTGACTTGGTTTTGAAACAATCGCTTTGTATTTGCGTTGTGCGGGGATCTCGAATTCTCCAATATCCGCGAACCGTCTTTTTCCCCTCGGATCGTTGAATACGGGCGGGTCGGGATCCACAAAACAAATCGGGTTTGAGATTGGGTTTTTTAGGGTAGTGATATTTGTACGCTCATTTTTACTTATTGCATACCTCTTTTAATTATTGGTttcggatcaaatgaattgaagaaaataaaagataaaaattaacaaaggtgTGTAGGAGATAAAAACGAGTGTGTGAATATTactattctttttccttttttttttgtgattggATTTGCAGTGGTGATTATGAGCTGATACGAAAACCAAACTTTAGAATTTCTCCAACTCACCATAGACAGGTGCAGTATCTATCCAATAATATGATATCATCAAAGTTCTAAAACACGTTAGACACTAGTCTGGTGATGGCATGGGCCTAGTGCTTAGGTGGCTAGGAGGAtatcgtataaataagtgtctactTATActttaaaaatacataatttcattaggataaaaaattgcaaaataagATAACATATAAATGATAAAGTAatagaacataatgaaaacatggaagAACTTGCATATAATATGTGTTCATCTAAGTatttaacaagtctcttacaatttattataaaaaataaaacacaaaatgaaaattatctaCTTTTTGTCTAAGTGAAAGTCGCGACCTAGGCCGAGGTGCTTAGGCAGGAATGAACGGGCAAGGCAGGAGCTTAGGCGGGCGCCAAAGCAGGTCCATGTGTCCATTCTTATTTTTCAAACGCGTAAAGATTAATGGGGGCGGTGACCAGCCACCTAAAGTTTAATCGGAGCCTAAGCGAGGTCTAGACGACATTAGGCGGAGGTTTTTAGAACAGTAGATATCACATGCCCCACTAAAGCACATGATTTAACgtttaaaagaagaaaatacagaaaaataatgacttattatattaacaccccacaaattgttaaATAAACCTCACATATTTAATACACTTCATAtttgctttttcaattaaaaattatcttaatacactcTACATATtttcccataataccctcataccctacattcttaatatacactttatattttctacatattacattttctacatgcatctcatattttttatacaccccacatttctcaaatcttataaagcttttaatttggacaaaaaatgccgactggaattttgacaaaatatgtTCTTTGGG is part of the Malus domestica chromosome 12, GDT2T_hap1 genome and encodes:
- the LOC103449648 gene encoding rhomboid-like protein 15, whose amino-acid sequence is MRPNIVSEAGLQTRLRQWWESIPFLTSAVVGVCATIYLVCLLVGYDSFYEVCFSPSDVVSRFQVYRIFTSIIFHGSVLHVLFNMMALVPLGSELERIMGTVRLLYMIILLAISNAVLHLLIALLVSYNPIHPSQYLMDECAIGFSGILFSMIVIETSLSGHQSRSVFGLFNVPAKWYAWILLVVFQVVMPNVSLLGHLCGILSGFAYTYSLLNFLIPGTSFYSKIEASSLFSSCVRRPKFIVCTGGNPSAFIPTYSTQGTPSSGFSAGSIWRNLSSWIPQRETSVQSAQDGHMFPGRGRTLGSGRGTISDADSESNLQARLLDNSNSERPSDAAVIGTGQNLSDGRQATLNNAAAEIPVHHQDYVASEEEIQRLVSMGFERTQVEVALAAADGDLNVAVEILSQQG